The Pristiophorus japonicus isolate sPriJap1 chromosome 31, sPriJap1.hap1, whole genome shotgun sequence genome has a segment encoding these proteins:
- the LOC139240441 gene encoding chemerin-like receptor 1 produces MEPEDLQQTNSSEVPHDILANEDYSSIWRVMYIFTMVTYVVTCVLGMSGNGLVIWAAGFKLKRTAYTVCLLSLAMADFTFSLLLPLSITELALDQWPFGRLLCQLNSGVEVLCMHASIFTLAAISVDRCISVVLPIWSRNHHGPRLAAWFCLGIWLAAAILSAPIFIFCETKAQGNHTVCSTYYLLEGEQAALDAVNRRDEDYQALIEWANGLVYARYRAVALAHFLLGFFLPFLIIAASYSIIVLRLRWGLLAPSGRKPFKVIATIILAFLLCWAPYHICSILLLLHPHDEPWPLALNVGIPLSIGLAYINSILNPVLYIFMWQDFRDLLKQSFQRVNSQGESMQSNL; encoded by the coding sequence ATGGAGCCCGAGGATCTTCAGCAGACCAACTCCAGCGAGGTTCCTCACGACATCCTGGCAAATGAAGACTACTCCAGCATTTGGCGAGTGATGTACATCTTCACCATGGTGACCTATGTCGTCACCTGCGTCCTGGGCATGTCAGGCAACGGGCTGGTCATCTGGGCCGCCGGCTTCAAGCTGAAGAGAACGGCCTACACCGTCTGCTTGCTGAGCCTCGCCATGGCTGACTTCACCttctctctgctgctccccctctCCATCACCGAACTCGCCCTGGACCAGTGGCCCTTCGGCCGGCTGCTCTGCCAGCTGAACAGCGGGGTGGAGGTGCTCTGCATGCACGCCAGCATCTTCACGCTGGCCGCCATCAGCGTGGACCGCTGCATCTCGGTGGTGCTGCCCATCTGGTCCCGGAACCACCATGGCCCACGGCTGGCCGCCTGGTTCTGCCTGGGGATATGGCTGGCGGCCGCCATCTTGAGCGCGCCCATCTTCATCTTTTGTGAGACGAAAGCCCAGGGCAACCACACGGTGTGCTCCACCTACTACCTGCTGGAGGGCGAGCAAGCGGCTCTGGATGCAGTGAATCGCAGAGACGAGGATTACCAAGCACTGATAGAGTGGGCGAACGGCCTGGTGTATGCCCGGTACCGAGCGGTGGCCCTCgcccacttcctcctcgggttcttCCTCCCGTTCCTGATCATCGCCGCCAGCTACTCCATCATCGTGTTGCGGCTGAGGTGGGGCCTCTTGGCACCCAGTGGCAGAAAGCCCTTCAAGGTCATCGCAACCATCATCCTGGCCTTCCTCCTGTGCTGGGCACCTTACcacatctgttctatcctcctgcTACTCCACCCGCACGACGAGCCGTGGCCCCTGGCGCTCAACGTGGGCATCCCACTCAGCATTGGACTGGCCTACATCAACAGCATCCTCAACCCCGTCCTCTACATCTTCATGTGGCAGGACTTCAGGGACTTGCTCAAGCAGTCGTTTCAacgggtcaacagccagggggagTCAATGCaaagtaatttgtag